GGCCGATTTCCCCGGGTTTTTGTCGACCTATGATGATGCCAGCCAGGCCATTCGCACAGCCCAGGATTACCGGGATGTGACTTATGCGTATCTGTGTGACTGCGCGATTGAAGGTGCCGTCTATGTGGAGGTGATGTCATCACCGGATCATGCGGCTGCTGCGGGCCTATCCTACGAAGCGCATCTGGAAGGTATTGTGCAGGGCATCGACGATGCGGAACGCGATCATGGGATCATTGGACGCCTTATTGTGACGTGCGTGCGGCATTTTGGACCCGCCCAGGCGATGCAGGTTGCCGACCAGGTCTGCGGCAGTCCCCATCCCTACGTGGTCGGTTTTGGGATGGGCGGCAATGAGCAGGTCCATACATTCAAGGATTTTCGGCCTGCTTTTGATCGGGTTCATACCGCTGGATTGCCGTGCACGGTGCACGCCGGTGAATGGGCCGGGGCAGACAGTGTGAATGAGGCGCTGGATACACTACCGGTCGAGCGAATCGGCCACGGTGTTCGTGCCATCGAAGATAAGCGCGTACTGGCACGACTGGCCCGTGAAAGCGTCCACCTGGAGGTGTGTCCCACCAGTAATGTGATGACCAAGATTTATCCCGGTTATGACGCTCACCCGTTCAACGCACTTCGGGATGCAGGAATCAGCGTCTCATTGAACTCGGATGACCCTCCGTACTTTGCAACCACGATCGGACAGGAGTACGAGATCGCAGGTTCACGACTGGGACTGGAAGATCTAGATCTGGTTCAGATTTCAGTCGATGCGCTCGCAGCGGCATTTGTCGACGATAAAACCCGAAGTATTTTGTTAGAAAGAATCCAAAGAAAATAGAGGATAAAACGGGCCGATTAGGTTCTTGTGGATGACTCGTGTTTGAAGAAATTAGCGAATCAGCCTAAAGCGGCAGCTGTATTAGAAAAATAGATACCCTCAGTTCAACAATGAGGTAACCAGAGCGGGTAG
The DNA window shown above is from Gammaproteobacteria bacterium and carries:
- the add gene encoding adenosine deaminase, whose translation is MTTVPMVELHCHLEGAAGPALIRQLAERNNITLADTLFTADDRFAWADFPGFLSTYDDASQAIRTAQDYRDVTYAYLCDCAIEGAVYVEVMSSPDHAAAAGLSYEAHLEGIVQGIDDAERDHGIIGRLIVTCVRHFGPAQAMQVADQVCGSPHPYVVGFGMGGNEQVHTFKDFRPAFDRVHTAGLPCTVHAGEWAGADSVNEALDTLPVERIGHGVRAIEDKRVLARLARESVHLEVCPTSNVMTKIYPGYDAHPFNALRDAGISVSLNSDDPPYFATTIGQEYEIAGSRLGLEDLDLVQISVDALAAAFVDDKTRSILLERIQRK